One segment of Macrotis lagotis isolate mMagLag1 chromosome 1, bilby.v1.9.chrom.fasta, whole genome shotgun sequence DNA contains the following:
- the DRC1 gene encoding dynein regulatory complex protein 1 isoform X2 — translation MELLTEEEEEEEENLAPPVNVPSVNSDDPQERIQARRLRIAARQEKRRREALGDDLDRKKESEEDQSKSFKQKEESRLRLSKLLLCGTELVTNVQVAADIRETHRRVDEDEAKRQRVEKLENEIKTSQDKFYDITSKWKESRMKRIPQELWDLLNEQQQQCAMLIEEKNKLISDLQQELKGKDDQYVKDLKKHGDDITLLLERMEEQVKNLIKTFRQELNQIEKAFEQERQELLLSNKKKWEREMHIHNSKELEYLMTHMKRVEDYEKQLNQQRIQDSEEYNSIKIKLELDVQILEQQLQQMKATYQLNQEKVEYNFQVLKKRDEENTIIKSQQKRRINRMHDVMNNLRTKMSKQIKQYHEDNMNLTADYKRIVTQFKELQKTMRHFSIINDKQFQEVWIMNEEEAKVLMNKALDADKIIHEQQLGLPWTRPNYWFMNNVGPISQVKKKSATELLHELLLMAEEEGDETEKPSLKDHKSRLSLPKHLSAKTVKQILEIMCDESGFLIESKLLGLLHPLERNESCLLKLDNIFAALSIENEDDVYALVQFFLDFRAMMAFLSQNQEDTTLGSKSEGIQKENVVPSDYQDPQHLLHSEFIHPNDVLKALEAYVISQQKLRDSPMPLKPVTHKEIRDESKDSEYWDALCSVIPPNKEKLWDALLDNLQKYQK, via the exons GGAAGCACTTGGAGATGATCTAGATcgaaagaaggaaagtgaggaaGACCAGTCCAAGAGCttcaaacagaaagaagaaagcagaCTG AGGTTGTCTAAGCTGTTGCTCTGTGGCACTGAGCTGGTGACCAATGTTCAAGTTGCTGCCGATATTAGAGAGACTCACAGGAGGGTAGATGAAGATGAAGCAAAGCGTCAGAG AGTGGAGaagctggagaatgaaatcaaGACCAGTCAGGACAAGTTTTATGATATCACTTCAAAGTGGAAAGAGAGTAGGATGAAGAGGATTCCTCAAGAACTGTGGGACTTACTCAATGAGCAACAACAGCAGTGCGCCATGCTGATAGAGGAGAAGAATAAACTTATTAGTGATTTACAACAG GagttaaaaggaaaagatgatCAGTATGTGAAGGATCTGAAGAAACATGGTGATGACATTACTCTGCTGCTTGAGAGGATGGAAGAACAAGTCAAGAATTTAATAAAGACCTTCCGCCAGGAGCTCAATCAGATTGAG AAAGCATTTGAGCAGGAGAGACAAGAGCTATTGCTCAGCAATAAGAAGAAATGGGAGCGAGAGATGCACATTCACAATTCCAAAGAG CTGGAGTATCTGATGACCCACATGAAGAGGGTGGAGGATTATGAGAAGCAGTTAAACCAGCAGAGGATTCAGGATTCAGAAGAATACAACTCCATCAAGATCAAGCTGGAGCTGGATGTGCAG atactAGAGCAACAGCTTCAGCAAATGAAAGCAACTTATCAACTAAACCAAGAAAAAGTAGAATACAATTTCCAAGTGCtgaagaaaagagatgaagagaacACAATCATTAAGTCCCAGCAGAAGAGAAGGATCAATCG GATGCATGATGTAATGAACAACCTGAGAACTAAAATGTCAAAACAGATAAAGCAGTACCATGAGGACAACATGAACCTAACTGCAGACTACAAGCGAATTGTGACTCAGTTCAAGGAGTTGCAGAAAACGATGAG GCATTTTTCAATTATCAATGACAAGCAGTTTCAGGAGGTTTGGATAATGAATGAGGAGGAAGCAAAGGTTTTAATGAACAAAGCCCTAGATGCTGACAAAATCATCCATGAACAGCAGCTGGGGCTTCCTTGGACCAGACCTAACTACTGGTTCATGAACAATGTGGGACCTATTTCTCAGGTCAAGAAGAAGTCAGCTACAGAGTTACTCCATGAGCTGCTATTAATGGCAG aggaggaaggagatgaAACTGAAAAACCAAGCTTGAAAGACCACAAGTCCAGACTGTCCCTGCCAAAGCATTTATCTGCAAAGACCGTCAAACAAATATTAGAGATTATGTGTGATGAGTCG GGTTTTCTGATAGAGAGTAAATTGCTGGGCCTTCTTCATCCCCTCGAGAGGAATGAAAGCTGTCTGCTCAAGCTAGACAACATCTTTGCT gCCCTTAGCATCgaaaatgaagatgatgtttATGCACTGGTACAATTCTTCCTTGACTTTCGAGCCATGATGGCTTTCCTTTCCCAG AACCAAGAGGATACAACTCTAGGCTCAAAGTCTGAAGGCattcaaaaggaaaatgttgTTCCAAGTGACTACCAAGACCCACAGCACCTTCTTCATTCAGAGTTCATTCACCCTAATGATGTACTCAAGGCCTTGGAGGCTTATGTTATTAGTCAGCAAAAACTCAG GGATTCTCCAATGCCATTAAAACCAGTGACACACAAAGAGATACGGGATGAGTCAAAGGATTCAGAATATTGGGATGCCCTTTGTTCTGTTATCCCTCCCAATAAAGAGAAGTTATGGGATGCATTGCTGGACAACTTACAGAAATACCA AAAGTAA
- the DRC1 gene encoding dynein regulatory complex protein 1 isoform X3 — MELLTEEEEEEEENLAPPVNVPSVNSDDPQERIQARRLRIAARQEKRRREALGDDLDRKKESEEDQSKSFKQKEESRLRLSKLLLCGTELVTNVQVAADIRETHRRVDEDEAKRQRVEKLENEIKTSQDKFYDITSKWKESRMKRIPQELWDLLNEQQQQCAMLIEEKNKLISDLQQELKGKDDQYVKDLKKHGDDITLLLERMEEQVKNLIKTFRQELNQIEKAFEQERQELLLSNKKKWEREMHIHNSKELEYLMTHMKRVEDYEKQLNQQRIQDSEEYNSIKIKLELDVQILEQQLQQMKATYQLNQEKVEYNFQVLKKRDEENTIIKSQQKRRINRMHDVMNNLRTKMSKQIKQYHEDNMNLTADYKRIVTQFKELQKTMRHFSIINDKQFQEVWIMNEEEAKVLMNKALDADKIIHEQQLGLPWTRPNYWFMNNVGPISQVKKKSATELLHELLLMAEEEGDETEKPSLKDHKSRLSLPKHLSAKTVKQILEIMCDESGFLIESKLLGLLHPLERNESCLLKLDNIFAALSIENEDDVYALVQFFLDFRAMMAFLSQNQEDTTLGSKSEGIQKENVVPSDYQDPQHLLHSEFIHPNDVLKALEAYVISQQKLSYEPLTGPVNP; from the exons GGAAGCACTTGGAGATGATCTAGATcgaaagaaggaaagtgaggaaGACCAGTCCAAGAGCttcaaacagaaagaagaaagcagaCTG AGGTTGTCTAAGCTGTTGCTCTGTGGCACTGAGCTGGTGACCAATGTTCAAGTTGCTGCCGATATTAGAGAGACTCACAGGAGGGTAGATGAAGATGAAGCAAAGCGTCAGAG AGTGGAGaagctggagaatgaaatcaaGACCAGTCAGGACAAGTTTTATGATATCACTTCAAAGTGGAAAGAGAGTAGGATGAAGAGGATTCCTCAAGAACTGTGGGACTTACTCAATGAGCAACAACAGCAGTGCGCCATGCTGATAGAGGAGAAGAATAAACTTATTAGTGATTTACAACAG GagttaaaaggaaaagatgatCAGTATGTGAAGGATCTGAAGAAACATGGTGATGACATTACTCTGCTGCTTGAGAGGATGGAAGAACAAGTCAAGAATTTAATAAAGACCTTCCGCCAGGAGCTCAATCAGATTGAG AAAGCATTTGAGCAGGAGAGACAAGAGCTATTGCTCAGCAATAAGAAGAAATGGGAGCGAGAGATGCACATTCACAATTCCAAAGAG CTGGAGTATCTGATGACCCACATGAAGAGGGTGGAGGATTATGAGAAGCAGTTAAACCAGCAGAGGATTCAGGATTCAGAAGAATACAACTCCATCAAGATCAAGCTGGAGCTGGATGTGCAG atactAGAGCAACAGCTTCAGCAAATGAAAGCAACTTATCAACTAAACCAAGAAAAAGTAGAATACAATTTCCAAGTGCtgaagaaaagagatgaagagaacACAATCATTAAGTCCCAGCAGAAGAGAAGGATCAATCG GATGCATGATGTAATGAACAACCTGAGAACTAAAATGTCAAAACAGATAAAGCAGTACCATGAGGACAACATGAACCTAACTGCAGACTACAAGCGAATTGTGACTCAGTTCAAGGAGTTGCAGAAAACGATGAG GCATTTTTCAATTATCAATGACAAGCAGTTTCAGGAGGTTTGGATAATGAATGAGGAGGAAGCAAAGGTTTTAATGAACAAAGCCCTAGATGCTGACAAAATCATCCATGAACAGCAGCTGGGGCTTCCTTGGACCAGACCTAACTACTGGTTCATGAACAATGTGGGACCTATTTCTCAGGTCAAGAAGAAGTCAGCTACAGAGTTACTCCATGAGCTGCTATTAATGGCAG aggaggaaggagatgaAACTGAAAAACCAAGCTTGAAAGACCACAAGTCCAGACTGTCCCTGCCAAAGCATTTATCTGCAAAGACCGTCAAACAAATATTAGAGATTATGTGTGATGAGTCG GGTTTTCTGATAGAGAGTAAATTGCTGGGCCTTCTTCATCCCCTCGAGAGGAATGAAAGCTGTCTGCTCAAGCTAGACAACATCTTTGCT gCCCTTAGCATCgaaaatgaagatgatgtttATGCACTGGTACAATTCTTCCTTGACTTTCGAGCCATGATGGCTTTCCTTTCCCAG AACCAAGAGGATACAACTCTAGGCTCAAAGTCTGAAGGCattcaaaaggaaaatgttgTTCCAAGTGACTACCAAGACCCACAGCACCTTCTTCATTCAGAGTTCATTCACCCTAATGATGTACTCAAGGCCTTGGAGGCTTATGTTATTAGTCAGCAAAAACTCAG CTATGAACCTTTGACTGGACCAGTCAACCCCTAA
- the DRC1 gene encoding dynein regulatory complex protein 1 isoform X1, translated as MELLTEEEEEEEENLAPPVNVPSVNSDDPQERIQARRLRIAARQEKRRREALGDDLDRKKESEEDQSKSFKQKEESRLRLSKLLLCGTELVTNVQVAADIRETHRRVDEDEAKRQRVEKLENEIKTSQDKFYDITSKWKESRMKRIPQELWDLLNEQQQQCAMLIEEKNKLISDLQQELKGKDDQYVKDLKKHGDDITLLLERMEEQVKNLIKTFRQELNQIEKAFEQERQELLLSNKKKWEREMHIHNSKELEYLMTHMKRVEDYEKQLNQQRIQDSEEYNSIKIKLELDVQILEQQLQQMKATYQLNQEKVEYNFQVLKKRDEENTIIKSQQKRRINRMHDVMNNLRTKMSKQIKQYHEDNMNLTADYKRIVTQFKELQKTMRHFSIINDKQFQEVWIMNEEEAKVLMNKALDADKIIHEQQLGLPWTRPNYWFMNNVGPISQVKKKSATELLHELLLMAEEEGDETEKPSLKDHKSRLSLPKHLSAKTVKQILEIMCDESGFLIESKLLGLLHPLERNESCLLKLDNIFAALSIENEDDVYALVQFFLDFRAMMAFLSQNQEDTTLGSKSEGIQKENVVPSDYQDPQHLLHSEFIHPNDVLKALEAYVISQQKLRDSPMPLKPVTHKEIRDESKDSEYWDALCSVIPPNKEKLWDALLDNLQKYHNILTHRAKLLNENEMLEQQNADLEMLLQQYLNSRINLELQVPPTQIFQIPMN; from the exons GGAAGCACTTGGAGATGATCTAGATcgaaagaaggaaagtgaggaaGACCAGTCCAAGAGCttcaaacagaaagaagaaagcagaCTG AGGTTGTCTAAGCTGTTGCTCTGTGGCACTGAGCTGGTGACCAATGTTCAAGTTGCTGCCGATATTAGAGAGACTCACAGGAGGGTAGATGAAGATGAAGCAAAGCGTCAGAG AGTGGAGaagctggagaatgaaatcaaGACCAGTCAGGACAAGTTTTATGATATCACTTCAAAGTGGAAAGAGAGTAGGATGAAGAGGATTCCTCAAGAACTGTGGGACTTACTCAATGAGCAACAACAGCAGTGCGCCATGCTGATAGAGGAGAAGAATAAACTTATTAGTGATTTACAACAG GagttaaaaggaaaagatgatCAGTATGTGAAGGATCTGAAGAAACATGGTGATGACATTACTCTGCTGCTTGAGAGGATGGAAGAACAAGTCAAGAATTTAATAAAGACCTTCCGCCAGGAGCTCAATCAGATTGAG AAAGCATTTGAGCAGGAGAGACAAGAGCTATTGCTCAGCAATAAGAAGAAATGGGAGCGAGAGATGCACATTCACAATTCCAAAGAG CTGGAGTATCTGATGACCCACATGAAGAGGGTGGAGGATTATGAGAAGCAGTTAAACCAGCAGAGGATTCAGGATTCAGAAGAATACAACTCCATCAAGATCAAGCTGGAGCTGGATGTGCAG atactAGAGCAACAGCTTCAGCAAATGAAAGCAACTTATCAACTAAACCAAGAAAAAGTAGAATACAATTTCCAAGTGCtgaagaaaagagatgaagagaacACAATCATTAAGTCCCAGCAGAAGAGAAGGATCAATCG GATGCATGATGTAATGAACAACCTGAGAACTAAAATGTCAAAACAGATAAAGCAGTACCATGAGGACAACATGAACCTAACTGCAGACTACAAGCGAATTGTGACTCAGTTCAAGGAGTTGCAGAAAACGATGAG GCATTTTTCAATTATCAATGACAAGCAGTTTCAGGAGGTTTGGATAATGAATGAGGAGGAAGCAAAGGTTTTAATGAACAAAGCCCTAGATGCTGACAAAATCATCCATGAACAGCAGCTGGGGCTTCCTTGGACCAGACCTAACTACTGGTTCATGAACAATGTGGGACCTATTTCTCAGGTCAAGAAGAAGTCAGCTACAGAGTTACTCCATGAGCTGCTATTAATGGCAG aggaggaaggagatgaAACTGAAAAACCAAGCTTGAAAGACCACAAGTCCAGACTGTCCCTGCCAAAGCATTTATCTGCAAAGACCGTCAAACAAATATTAGAGATTATGTGTGATGAGTCG GGTTTTCTGATAGAGAGTAAATTGCTGGGCCTTCTTCATCCCCTCGAGAGGAATGAAAGCTGTCTGCTCAAGCTAGACAACATCTTTGCT gCCCTTAGCATCgaaaatgaagatgatgtttATGCACTGGTACAATTCTTCCTTGACTTTCGAGCCATGATGGCTTTCCTTTCCCAG AACCAAGAGGATACAACTCTAGGCTCAAAGTCTGAAGGCattcaaaaggaaaatgttgTTCCAAGTGACTACCAAGACCCACAGCACCTTCTTCATTCAGAGTTCATTCACCCTAATGATGTACTCAAGGCCTTGGAGGCTTATGTTATTAGTCAGCAAAAACTCAG GGATTCTCCAATGCCATTAAAACCAGTGACACACAAAGAGATACGGGATGAGTCAAAGGATTCAGAATATTGGGATGCCCTTTGTTCTGTTATCCCTCCCAATAAAGAGAAGTTATGGGATGCATTGCTGGACAACTTACAGAAATACCA TAATATCCTTACCCATCGGGCCAAGCTGCTGAATGAAAATGAGATGCTTGAGCAACAGAACGCCGATCTGGAGATGCTCCTGCAGCAGTACCTCAATTCCAGG ATAAACCTTGAATTACAAGTCCCTCCCACCCAGATTTTTCAAATACCCATGAATTAG